Proteins found in one Xenopus laevis strain J_2021 chromosome 1L, Xenopus_laevis_v10.1, whole genome shotgun sequence genomic segment:
- the msx1.L gene encoding msh homeobox 1 L homeolog — MAPALLMASYQPGVKVEESPVNKMQQTGLKMSLGEDKPKVPGILPFSVEALMADRKPGRDRSSPTASPLVGTSHSPRVASVAAGETPNSPISLGNRFPVGGIMKLQEEGLVKPESPERSSWIQSPSFSPSPTRRMSPPPCTLRKHKTNRKPRTPFTTSQLLALERKFRQKQYLSIAERAEFSSSLNLTETQVKIWFQNRRAKAKRLQEAELEKFKMAAKPMLPPAFGISFPLGTPVPTASLYGTSNPFQRPSLPVSPMGLYTAHVGYSMYHLS, encoded by the exons ATGGCCCCGGCTTTGCTTATGGCTTCTTACCAGCCCGGGGTGAAAGTAGAAGAAAGTCCTGTGAATAAGATGCAACAAACTGGCCTGAAGATGTCCCTGGGCGAGGACAAGCCCAAAGTGCCTGGGATATTGCCTTTCAGCGTGGAGGCCCTCATGGCTGATAGGAAACCTGGGAGAGATAGGTCCAGCCCAACTGCATCTCCGCTGGTCGGGACATCACACAGTCCCAGGGTGGCTTCTGTAGCGGCTGGAGAGACCCCCAACTCCCCCATATCCCTTGGAAACCGCTTCCCTGTAGGGGGAATTATGAAACTGCAAGAGGAGGGTCTGGTCAAGCCTGAGAGTCCCGAGAGGAGCTCATGGATCCAGAGCCCCAGCTTCTCACCTTCCCCAACAA GAAGGATGAGCCCACCCCCTTGCACTTTGAGAAAGcacaaaacaaacagaaagccCAGAACCCCCTTTACTACATCCCAACTGCTGGCTCTGGAGAGGAAATTCAGGCAGAAGCAGTATCTGTCCATAGCAGAGAGGGCAGAGTTCTCCAGCTCCCTGAACCTCACAGAGACCCAAGTGAAGATCTGGTTCCAGAACAGGAGAGCCAAAGCCAAAAGACTCCAAGAAGCAGAACTGGAAAAGTTTAAAATGGCTGCCAAACCCATGCTCCCACCTGCATTTGGAATCTCCTTCCCTCTTGGGACTCCAGTACCCACAGCCTCCTTGTATGGGACCTCCAACCCTTTCCAGAGGCCGTCTTTGCCAGTGTCTCCTATGGGACTTTACACAGCCCATGTTGGATACAGCATGTACCATCTGTCCTAA